ACCTCACTGAACAGTTTTATAGGGACTATTTTATTCTATTGAAAGTATTTCCAATGAAAATGTTCACAGCAACTTCTATGGATTATCCAAAGTGACTGGGACATTAGTTCTTGAAAGACATGTTTAGTTTTTCAAGTGTCCTCTTTTAATGCTTGGATCAATGAAATTTCATTAACTTTAATAGTATTGGGGCGATGGTAAATAAAGTATCTTCATGGCTACCACTAGGAGTAATTCTTATAGTTGGTtaggggtttaaaaaaaaattctcctaATGGGAGTTATGACTGTTGTGTCAGTTCGACTGTAGGGATGTGGATGTTTCTGCTGACACAGAAGCATATTCTTATTCAGCCAGAGACTTTGGCAGGTTGTATGTCAGGATTTTAGGGTTTTCAGATACCAGAGCTGTTGGTTTGTTCAAGTGCCCTCAGCTTCTGGCCACATGAGGAACACTGTAATCAGAGAGGAAGCCAACACtaccagcagcagcatgatTGCTGTTTCTGCCTTCAAGTTTGTTGACCAGTGAGGTCAGTGTTATCATACATCTGTATCATGGACCCAGGAGAGCTATACGATTAAGTAGAAGGCTATGTGTTGTTGTGATGATAACGTAATGCATCACTGTCAAGCCCATGCATCTGGTTTAATCCTCTGTTCAGATAATTGATCAGACTCAGAAATCAGAAATGTGGAGCCAGTAATGAAGGAGCTCTTGTTGAGGGATCAAGGCTCTCAACAGTGACTAATTCACTTCACTCCATTAACAACAATggctgctcctcctctccttcagcAGGCGTTGTTCCCCTCATGACAAAGACCCAGTCTGTCCCCTCCCTGGCCCTCTGGACTAGAGCTGGGCTATTGCCTTATGTGGCTTTAGTTCCCCACAGTGGGCCAAACACTGGGTTTTAAAGCTCTTTCTGATAAAGGAGAATACAGGCGCTACAGGGTTATGCGAGTTTTGGCATTCATGTTGTCTGCCTGGAAGTGTTCCACTGCTTTTCTGGATCTGGCGCAAGCGGCTTTGgtgatgtttcctgttggtTCTCAGTGATTTTTGTCTCATGTTATTTCAGTCAAATTCCCCCATAAAGCTGATGTTTTGTCAAATCTGAGAAGATGAATCTTTTGGTGAGCATGGTTGCCTCGTGGGCTTTGTGGCTAAATGGATTAGTCTCCATATGGTATGACTCTGCTGCTTTTAAGCCTGAGTCATGTTTTCTCATTTGTCTTTTGCGTTTCCTGTCTAGTTTCAATAAAAACCTATTGACCAAAAAGGAGAACAAATAAAATGGGCATTACAgcttgtatatgtatgtattgtcTTCCccttaaagtgttttttttaaatctgaaacAAAAGTCTAAGGATAGATGGTTTTGTATGCTGTACATATTGTAAagccccttgaggcaaatttgtgatattaGGCTATGCAAATAAAATTGACCTTAGGCTATGCAAATAAAATTGACCTTAGGCTATGCAAATAAAATTGACCTGACTTGACAAATACACTCTGCTCTAGTCTTTAATAAGTTTGTTGCTCTATCCGTCTGTCTCTTACCCTCCCAGCTGGGGCAGCCGCAGGAACCATCTGTGGGGAGCCCTCAGCTCCACTTAGACGATGCCAGCAGCCTCTTCTCTTCCCCAAGAACCCTGAACCGGAACTGACCACCATCCACAATTCGGGGGCAGCCTTGGTCTGGAACCAGAGACGAGAGGTACTTCTCACTTAGGATGCCGTTTCTAAAACCGAGCCACAGCCAAGTTTGGGGCCCGAAAAGCACACAGTCATAGATTAAGTATAGTTGTAAACAGTTCAATGGAACATTCATTGGGGGGTGGATCACTTAATCCATCTCGTTGAAACTGACCCAGGACGTTGTTTGATAGATATTCTCCGCTGACATTTGTAATCCCTGTGgaggtttaattttttttattctgggaATGTGTCTGTCTTCACCTACTGACATGGATAGAATATTCTAATTTAGCAATTTAACTGTGGTATAAAGAAACGGTGAAACGTGAATATCTGTTACGAGATATAATCCGCTGGGTAAATAAAAACCTGGCTTACCTACCAGAAACCTATAATATCTCAAGGGTCAGAAAGCTCAGTATTAGCAGATGCTTCTGTTTGAACGATTGCCTTCTGGATGGTGTTCTGAAAGAATTATTCTTCTGTACATTATTCTCTCTTCTGGCTAAATATCAACACTTCCTCCTACACCAAGGTCACAGAGTGTCAGAGTACAAGTAATACGATTCAGATATAGGAATACAGGAAGACATTTTTATATGGTTCAGTGAGGGTATCTGATATCCTTGTCTTGTGTTTTGATTGTAGGTTGTGAATGGCCAACAACCAGCAAATGATGGTAAGTATCCTGAATTCTTGAGCTGTTTATAAAAAGGCTTTTAAGTGTCTGTCACACGCTCACTATGTCTAAACAGCAGTGCGTGACTTGGATTACTCAGTGAATAGCTCCATGGTACACTATAACAGATCCGGTAATTCCACTTTCACTGACTCTAAATATCGTGTGCTGCTGGCATACCGTGACTTTAGGATACAGTACACATGTTCTCCCTTTCTAAGTCAACATCACACAATCTCTTTGATGTGGTTTTTCCCTGTCATGATGGCGTGATGGTCTGTAGTCAAGCAGCTGTTCTTTGATAGCAGGCTTCACTTAGTATTAAGAGCTTTTTATTAACCTCCAGGTGCATGTTTGTAAGAGAGGGGCTGGCTCCTCAGATAATGGAGGGTTTGAACACATCTATAtgagcatttaaaaatcaaAGCTCACTTATATGTCATGCTGTTGAATGTGATTGGAATGTGTGTGCACTTTTGAAGCATGtttatgtgtaatgtgtattaACGTTTGAATGAAAAATATTGAGGACTTCAGTCAGTTTATTAACACAGTGTAGCTCGTCTATTTCTTAACATATAGTTCTTTTAAAACCAGCATATTTTACAGAGAAAAAGGTAGCCAGGAGTGGGAAGAAAATTGTGTCAAAGGAGTGCCATAAAAAATAattagaaaaacacaaataactAAATTATTAAAGAATAATTCTaagcattttttatttctattcacatttatttgttaagttgataatttatttctgtttatatTTAAACATATATATTTGTTGCATATAAACtactctatttttttttttttttctgtatatttTTGTAAACCGCTCATGTTTGGGGTAGAATGCATCAAATCTGCGCCTGAAACACAGGCGGAAAAGCCTTCGTAAATCTGGCCCAAAGAGTTTAAAATATGTGAGCTGAGGCTCTGGCACTAGTTTGGTAAAACTATAATTAATGCAACTGTCATAGCAGCCCTGCCACTGGATCTAATATCAAGCCCAGAATATTTGAGTGTCCATTCTGCCTAAAAGAAGATTTTAAAGTCTGCGTTACCCTTATTTGTGACATTTAAGTCAAAAGTCCCCTTGAATTTGCACATTCTACAGTAATTTAGGCACTAATTGACAACGAGCATTTGGGCTGCTTCAGCACTGATTGTATTACAGAACTGGCTTGCCTCACTTAACTCTTGCAGTGACTACATACCGTATTAAGTCAACATTTAGTTAAGACCAGAGTATGACTCGTTGACATTTGTACGAACATAAAAATTGCAGTTTTCGTTAATGTATAATTTCGGCAAAGCAAGACTGCTAACCCCATCTGCTAAAAACATCTTGGTAGCAGTAGCTACTTTtaaattacatattttaaatgtattaaatggTAAATGAATGTAttgtattgatttttctttttttttttttttttttaaggtcgTTATTAACAAATGGTAGATGTAAAGCTGAAAAAGCACATTCTGTTTGTTGATGCTGTTTTCCGTTCATGTTCCCTGTAGTTTTTCCAAAGGCAGTGTGCTGTATTAAGGTCTTATCTGGTCCATGTCAAAGTTTTTAAAGTTAAGACATAATCAGTTTAAAACGCATAAAATGAAGCCATTACATTCTACCCATCTGTTCCACAGTTTACCAATTTACCCTGAAAACCCTTAGCCCCTTTTTGTCTCAACTTCGGCTTTTCTTTAATTGATGCTTTCTGCCTTTTGCAGGGCAGTACTGTTGAGAATATGTTATGCCATCTACTATAATTAGCTTCCAGAATCTGTTTTACCAGATAAACATGGTGTTTTACTGTGACATGTTGTTAGCTGATTGGCCCTACTCACATATACTGTCATCCAGAAACAGTCTGTGATGGCATTCATTAAATAACAGCCACTGTTGCACGCTTTGGATTaatgtgttgtctttttgttgcaTCTGTAGAGTGTCCTGACAATGCGGAGGTGGAGCAAGAGGAGCCAGAGCAGCACAAGGAGACCACAGAGCCCGCTGCCCCGTCGGGAGGTGCCAACGCTGCCGCCGGCGGCCGGAGAAACCCACCTGGTGGCAAGTCCAGCCTCATCCTGGGTTGAAACCACttgctgttgtttttcattcgaacgctttttttttttttttttttttaaagataaataCCCCCCCACcactctcttcttcctcctcatcaactTGTCACCTTCTTCCCTTCTTCACATGCACTCACGCTGTCACGTCCATGGGCCCCTGTGTCCTCTCCCTCCACCCTCAAACCTTTTGTTTTGATCCTTTTTTCtattaaaagaagaaaactgTTGACAAAAGCACTTTATGTATCGCTCTCCCCCTCTTCCATTTCAGGCCATCCTGTAGTGCATCGCGCCTGCTGGAAAAGGCATGACGTTTAGCTTGTCCTTCATTTTTCCCTGTTGTAAATGGtaaaggaaaaaataataaaaaagatttGATGCGTGGATTTCTAAATACAATAAAGATTGATATGAATTTGCTGTGgctgacttttttctttttttacatagcAAAAAAGATAGTATCGTAAGAATATTTGATTTAGCTAGACTGAATATTTCTGTTTAGAAGGGAcgtaaataaaataatgtagaTAAAGGCATAAAGTATAAAAACTATTGTGCATAAACTGTGCATAAATGTCTCAACACATAGAGCTGAATGTTATTTATGTACAGTGAGGTGGAGCCTGAAGACTGCTGCCGTTGAGAGCAGAGACTGGAAATCTGCCCAGCCAAAGTAATCACGAAAGCGGCCTACAATTCTGCCAAAAGAGAAACTGCCTTTTCATGACATCATATGCTGGATATTTGGCTCTCTTTACGGTGTTTCTGATTTAAGATGGACGTTGCGTTTTGAGAATCTTAGgatgtttaaaacaaaagtcAGATTCAAAAGGTGAAGTGATTCATGCAAGATGTAATGTTACTCATGAAAAACAACCTTAACAGCACTCCTCAAAGATGGCTTTATTTGGAAGTGCTTGTCTAAGCATATTTGCCTTCTTGAGCAACATTAGGAAAAGGGAATATGGTACACCAATCGTTCtttaccgtcacctgttggtttgttttttctttcacaatTCCAATATTAACTCCTTTTAATATTCTCACATATTTATAGATCATAGTTATCTATAGATTAAACATTATTTTGAGAATTAAGTTTTAGTTACACCTTGAATCACAAACTACACAAATGGTGATGAATCATGACAATAGTCGTATATAGATACTAGTAGACGAATAAGCAACCAACCaaatctgttttaataactttctATCTGATTATAATTTTCAAAATTACAATTCAGGACTTGTTCTCCTGCCCCTATTGTGAAATACAAAAGGCACATTTGAGAAATGGTCGCCTGTACCTGGTGCAAGATATGCAAATAACTCAACTTTTACAGCCAGAGAGAGCAATGCCCCTGCATCATTAGCATGACTAATAATAACAGCATGGAAGCTATAGTTGCTATATTGAATGTGTGGCAGAGGTGAGAGAGTAATGCTTATTTGGATGTTCAAGATATCAAATAAATGGATTCTCAAATAAACCCCAGGAAGTAACTATTGATCATTAGACCTCTGTTCAGTCTTTAAATTAGTGAACTGTATTCAACCAAGATGAATCTCAAGATGGAAAGATGATCGAAAGGTGAACGTGCCTATCCCTCAGTCTTTGTGAAATGCAAAAAGGATCACACAATACAAAAATAACCCCTGATTATTCATGACCCTATTATACAGTCATTTTGTCTTTACGCTGTGACTTTGGTTTGAATGGCTGTGTATTGTTGACTCTTTATAAGCCTCTTACTGCGAAGCTGAAGGATCTTTCAGCAGTGATAACACACTCTTTGGAACAGGGAATGACAGAAATGGGTTATTTGACAGGTCATGCTGACCCTCAGCATCCAAGTATTTTATTGCTCACCGTGGGCTTTACCAAAAATACTGTGCATGCTCCATATGTCTGTAGCAGTGCcttttctctctgcctcttgGGCTACAACTTGAGCTCAGAGCCAAACCCTGTGGCACAGCGGTGTGTTTAAGCCCTCATCTGCCTTGAAAGGCATGCAGAGGTCACTTAAGTTCAGGAAAAGAACTTCCTGCCCTGGAGAAACGCCAGGATGTTGGAGGGCACTCAATGAAGGCTTGTTTTCAGTAAGTGCTGTACCCACAGGGAAAGGCAGGTGCCTTGTATTATGTTTTAGACACAGAGTCAGAATGGATCTCTGCTGCTTTACTCAATGTTTTTCTTATGTACATGCAAACACACGAGAAAAGAGTGAATAGT
This window of the Sander lucioperca isolate FBNREF2018 chromosome 21, SLUC_FBN_1.2, whole genome shotgun sequence genome carries:
- the LOC116059391 gene encoding jupiter microtubule associated homolog 1 encodes the protein MTTTTTYKGMEPGSKSSSRVLRPPGGTSSISFGTDDNSTPRKDKMASNIFAEPEDPHAHRRNNPPTGAAAGTICGEPSAPLRRCQQPLLFPKNPEPELTTIHNSGAALVWNQRREVVNGQQPANDECPDNAEVEQEEPEQHKETTEPAAPSGGANAAAGGRRNPPGGKSSLILG